A region from the Desulfoglaeba alkanexedens ALDC genome encodes:
- a CDS encoding HpcH/HpaI aldolase/citrate lyase family protein, with product MERPVRLRRSILSVPANREKMVRKAFGLPADVIMLDLEDSVPVDEKDNARGAVVEALRSGEWGDRVRSFRMNGMDTPYAYRDVIDVVESAGDRLDVIVIPKVNDPAEVRAVDYLLTQIEARKGFPGRIGIEASIETAEGMLRVGEIAFSSPRLEALVFGVADYGASLTMPSRGVSGHGDAEAFYPGHRWHFPLSRMVMAAKAAGLAAVDAPYGDTKDHEGLRRSCLISAALGYDGKWAIHPDQLPILNEIYSPSSEDVARSERLLAAYEEARRRGEGSLALDGKMVDAASIRLAKNVSAQWEMISSRKDPS from the coding sequence ATGGAACGGCCCGTTCGGCTCCGGAGGTCGATCCTTTCGGTTCCGGCCAACCGGGAAAAGATGGTTCGAAAAGCCTTCGGGCTTCCGGCGGATGTGATCATGCTGGACCTGGAAGACAGCGTACCCGTGGACGAAAAGGACAACGCCCGCGGTGCCGTCGTCGAGGCGCTTCGATCGGGCGAATGGGGGGATCGCGTGCGATCCTTTCGCATGAACGGGATGGATACGCCTTATGCCTACCGCGATGTGATCGACGTCGTGGAATCGGCGGGCGATCGACTGGACGTGATCGTCATACCCAAGGTCAACGATCCCGCGGAAGTCCGTGCCGTCGACTATCTGCTCACCCAGATCGAGGCCCGAAAGGGGTTCCCCGGCCGCATCGGGATCGAAGCCTCTATCGAAACAGCCGAGGGGATGCTTCGGGTAGGGGAGATCGCCTTCAGTTCGCCGAGGCTGGAGGCGCTGGTTTTCGGGGTGGCGGACTACGGGGCGTCGCTGACCATGCCGAGCCGGGGTGTGAGCGGCCACGGCGACGCGGAGGCGTTTTACCCGGGGCATCGGTGGCACTTCCCCTTGAGCCGTATGGTTATGGCCGCCAAGGCCGCAGGGCTCGCCGCCGTGGATGCGCCCTACGGCGATACCAAGGACCATGAAGGACTCAGGCGCTCCTGCCTCATAAGCGCCGCCCTGGGCTACGACGGCAAGTGGGCGATTCACCCGGATCAATTGCCCATCCTCAATGAAATCTACAGTCCTTCTTCGGAAGATGTGGCGCGCTCGGAGCGATTGCTTGCAGCTTATGAAGAGGCCCGTCGACGGGGCGAAGGATCGCTCGCCCTGGACGGAAAGATGGTGGATGCAGCTTCGATCCGACTGGCGAAGAATGTGTCCGCGCAATGGGAAATGATCAGCAGCAGAAAGGATCCTTCATAG
- a CDS encoding HypC/HybG/HupF family hydrogenase formation chaperone produces MCLAIPAEIVQVDGDMATVRVGEAVRRTSLTLLPEEAVVGDYVIVHAGFALHKIDPEEARESLRLLRELASYIDEETPSS; encoded by the coding sequence ATGTGTCTAGCCATTCCAGCGGAAATCGTCCAGGTCGACGGCGACATGGCGACCGTCCGTGTGGGTGAAGCCGTTCGTAGAACGTCGCTGACGCTCCTTCCCGAAGAAGCTGTGGTTGGCGACTACGTGATCGTGCATGCCGGTTTTGCCCTGCACAAGATTGATCCCGAAGAAGCCCGGGAATCGCTGCGCCTGCTTCGAGAACTGGCCTCTTACATCGACGAAGAAACACCGTCATCCTGA
- a CDS encoding hydrogenase small subunit, producing MSCDKSIDRRLAEKGVSRREFLKFCTMVSATMGLAPSFAPKIAQAITGSQRLPVVYLSFAECTGCTEGLLRSTYPWFDELLLETLSLEYNETVFAAAGEQAEKALHDAVTKYEGQFLCVVAGAIPTAGDGIYGMIAGKTMLEIARDICPKSMAVICIGTCASFGGVAAAAPNPTGAKGVEDALGEALPKPVVKIPGCPPNPINFVGTVVNYLLFGKLPELDAYKRPLFAYGKTIHDQCPRRSHFENGEFVEEWGSKEAEMGWCLYNMGCKGPETYNNCPTVKFNDGTSWPVQAGHPCIGCSEPDFWDTMSPFYKAL from the coding sequence ATGAGCTGCGACAAGAGCATCGACAGGCGGCTTGCAGAAAAGGGTGTCAGTCGGCGCGAGTTTCTCAAGTTCTGCACCATGGTATCTGCGACCATGGGGCTCGCCCCCTCTTTCGCGCCCAAGATCGCTCAGGCCATCACGGGTTCTCAGCGTCTTCCGGTGGTCTATCTTTCTTTTGCGGAATGCACGGGGTGTACAGAGGGGCTTTTGCGGAGCACCTATCCGTGGTTCGATGAGCTGCTGCTGGAGACCCTATCGCTTGAATACAACGAAACCGTTTTTGCGGCTGCAGGCGAGCAGGCCGAAAAGGCCCTTCACGATGCGGTGACGAAATACGAAGGCCAGTTCCTGTGTGTTGTGGCCGGAGCCATTCCGACGGCGGGCGACGGCATATACGGAATGATCGCCGGGAAGACCATGCTGGAAATCGCGCGGGATATCTGCCCCAAGTCCATGGCGGTGATCTGCATTGGCACGTGCGCCTCTTTCGGTGGTGTTGCGGCGGCGGCTCCCAACCCCACCGGCGCCAAGGGAGTGGAAGACGCTCTGGGTGAGGCGCTCCCAAAGCCGGTGGTCAAGATTCCCGGCTGTCCTCCGAACCCCATCAACTTTGTCGGAACCGTGGTGAACTATCTGCTCTTTGGGAAACTCCCCGAACTGGATGCCTACAAGCGCCCGCTTTTCGCCTACGGAAAGACCATTCACGATCAATGCCCTCGCCGGTCCCATTTCGAAAACGGTGAATTCGTGGAAGAATGGGGTTCCAAGGAAGCCGAAATGGGCTGGTGCCTCTACAATATGGGCTGCAAGGGGCCTGAGACCTACAACAATTGTCCGACCGTCAAGTTCAACGACGGAACAAGTTGGCCGGTCCAGGCGGGTCATCCCTGCATTGGTTGCAGTGAGCCGGATTTCTGGGACACCATGTCCCCCTTCTACAAAGCCCTGTAA
- a CDS encoding dihydropteroate synthase, protein MKLIGENLNIMSKKYGKALKERDAKTLQELAVIEAEAGMDYIDLNIGPAGKTGEEMMSWLVPVIHEVVDLPLALDTSNVKAIEAGLKAHKKGRAMINSIMVRQERMDALLPLAKEYDAEFIGLLWGPEGMPRDENERGALCAELLFRASDLGIVPERIYIDPIQTPVNVQQIQIMSALAFMDMFADMAPGCRSTIGLSNVSNGAPEHLRPILNQVMLILWKRRGMTSAIVDTFDKKLHQIAKGKRPELEALVAKVEDGEEIDMASLSKEEQDFVKTAKVILGHTLYSDSWLEV, encoded by the coding sequence ATGAAGCTTATTGGTGAAAATCTCAATATCATGAGCAAAAAATACGGGAAGGCTCTGAAGGAGCGGGATGCCAAGACGCTGCAGGAGTTGGCGGTGATCGAGGCCGAAGCCGGTATGGACTACATTGATCTCAACATAGGTCCGGCCGGCAAGACGGGCGAGGAAATGATGAGCTGGCTGGTGCCGGTGATCCACGAAGTGGTGGATCTGCCGCTGGCGCTCGATACGTCCAATGTGAAAGCCATCGAAGCGGGGCTCAAGGCCCACAAGAAGGGCCGGGCCATGATCAATTCCATCATGGTGCGCCAGGAACGCATGGATGCGCTGCTGCCGCTTGCCAAGGAATACGATGCGGAGTTCATCGGACTGCTGTGGGGACCGGAAGGCATGCCGCGGGATGAAAATGAACGCGGCGCGCTGTGCGCCGAGCTGCTTTTCCGGGCGAGCGATCTGGGAATTGTCCCGGAAAGGATTTACATCGACCCGATTCAGACGCCCGTGAACGTTCAGCAGATTCAGATCATGAGTGCGCTTGCTTTCATGGATATGTTCGCCGACATGGCGCCGGGGTGTCGCAGCACTATCGGGCTGTCCAACGTTTCCAACGGAGCGCCGGAGCATTTGCGGCCGATCTTGAACCAGGTCATGCTCATCCTTTGGAAGCGGCGCGGCATGACCTCGGCCATCGTGGATACCTTCGACAAGAAACTGCACCAGATCGCCAAGGGGAAGCGCCCGGAACTGGAAGCGCTGGTCGCCAAGGTGGAAGACGGCGAAGAAATCGACATGGCATCGCTCAGCAAAGAAGAGCAGGACTTCGTCAAGACAGCCAAGGTGATCCTCGGGCATACCCTTTATTCGGATTCCTGGCTGGAGGTTTGA
- a CDS encoding sensor histidine kinase, with amino-acid sequence MTKTAMEMPRQSDVRLAKAGEPVPSDEQMIRRDKELQILIDISAVLHSSPKLDEVLQEALMAILRTLRLKMGAVYLMGGSDAGRHELRLAAHHGFGSTLTSDIQRFSVSDKWVERFDSHEPVVWFPREGIFFPTLRKRMAEEHIEEIIRIPLFTRKGVLGLLYLANHGDLQVRPDRKAFLATIGHQIGVAIENAQLLESVQRARMELEITFDAIQHSIFLIDHKSRILRINRTSEAVYGGMGCLIGRLYWDVLYQRDEPPSDCPITECLHSKRPVQREGPHPLWDGYYRYYAFPVLNRSGQLERVVYYEKDETEARKLEQRLQQNERLKALGTLAAGIAHEIRNPLATINFNAQLLHRELSLEPTQQEMFHDLIAEAKKIDAIVRQVLSFARPREPQFLPANLNAIVRNCYQLVRVHSRKTPIEFTLDLDEKVPPLVMDQDQITQVLMNLVINAVEAMPNGGTLRVSTRWFPDTASVVLEVRDSGEGILPEDQDRIFDPFFTRKTEGTGLGLSISRQILERHGAHIDVESRADSGTAFRVTFPSRWSRVLV; translated from the coding sequence GTGACGAAAACGGCGATGGAAATGCCTCGGCAATCCGATGTACGGCTCGCAAAGGCGGGCGAACCGGTCCCGTCCGATGAACAGATGATTCGTAGGGACAAAGAACTACAGATCCTCATCGACATCTCGGCGGTCCTTCACAGTTCCCCGAAGTTGGATGAGGTGCTGCAGGAGGCGCTCATGGCCATCCTGCGGACGCTCCGGCTCAAGATGGGGGCCGTTTACCTGATGGGCGGCAGCGATGCCGGAAGGCATGAACTGCGCCTCGCGGCCCATCACGGTTTTGGTTCCACGCTGACTTCCGACATTCAGCGTTTCAGTGTGAGCGATAAATGGGTGGAACGATTCGATTCCCACGAACCGGTGGTCTGGTTTCCCCGTGAAGGCATCTTCTTCCCGACGCTCAGAAAGCGGATGGCTGAAGAACACATCGAAGAAATCATCCGCATCCCCCTTTTTACAAGAAAGGGCGTCCTGGGGCTGCTTTATCTGGCCAACCATGGCGACCTGCAGGTCCGGCCCGATCGCAAGGCGTTCCTGGCCACCATCGGGCACCAGATCGGGGTGGCCATCGAAAATGCGCAATTGTTGGAATCCGTGCAGCGTGCCAGGATGGAATTGGAAATCACCTTCGACGCCATTCAGCACAGCATCTTCCTGATCGATCACAAAAGCCGGATCCTCAGGATCAACCGGACCAGTGAGGCGGTTTATGGCGGGATGGGCTGCCTGATCGGCAGGCTCTACTGGGATGTGCTCTACCAGCGCGATGAGCCGCCGTCCGACTGCCCCATTACGGAATGCCTGCATTCCAAGCGGCCCGTTCAGCGCGAAGGGCCTCATCCCCTCTGGGACGGTTACTACCGCTACTATGCGTTTCCCGTACTGAATCGTTCCGGCCAGCTGGAACGGGTGGTCTATTATGAAAAGGACGAGACGGAAGCGAGAAAACTGGAGCAGCGGCTGCAGCAGAACGAGCGCTTGAAGGCTCTGGGGACCTTGGCGGCGGGGATAGCCCATGAAATCCGCAATCCCCTCGCCACGATCAATTTCAATGCTCAGTTGCTTCACCGTGAGCTCAGCCTTGAACCGACGCAACAGGAGATGTTCCACGATCTCATCGCCGAAGCGAAAAAGATCGACGCCATCGTGCGCCAGGTTCTGAGCTTTGCGAGACCCCGCGAACCCCAGTTCCTGCCCGCGAACCTGAACGCCATCGTCAGGAACTGTTACCAGCTGGTTCGGGTCCATTCAAGGAAAACACCGATCGAGTTCACGTTGGATTTGGATGAGAAGGTGCCGCCGCTTGTAATGGACCAGGACCAGATCACCCAGGTACTCATGAACCTGGTGATCAACGCCGTGGAGGCTATGCCCAACGGGGGGACGCTGCGAGTGAGCACGCGGTGGTTCCCGGATACGGCTTCCGTGGTGCTGGAGGTCCGCGACAGCGGCGAGGGCATCCTTCCGGAAGATCAGGACCGCATCTTCGATCCCTTCTTTACGCGCAAGACGGAGGGGACGGGGTTGGGCCTGAGCATTTCCAGACAAATCCTGGAGCGTCACGGGGCGCACATCGACGTGGAGAGCCGGGCCGATTCAGGAACCGCCTTTCGGGTGACCTTCCCTTCAAGATGGAGCCGGGTCCTCGTGTGA
- a CDS encoding nickel-dependent hydrogenase large subunit — protein MAQRIVVDPITRIEGHLRIEVEVANGKVTNAWSSSTLFRGLEIILKGRDPRDAWLFTQRACGVCTYVHGLASIRCVEDAVGVTAPPNARLIRNLLMGVQILHDHLVHFYHLHALDWVDVVSALQADPVKASQIANQVSPAGKSGPSDFKAVQQRLQKFVDSGQLGLFTNGYWGHPAYKLPPEVNLIATAHYLEALRQQARTARMHAVFGAKNPHLQSLVVGGVSCVADLNPDRISEFLYLWKETKDFIDNVYLPDVLAVAGFYKDWGAIGGTSNFLAYGEFPQGEKEPESLFLPRGAIFKRQLGKVDAVDVDKIVEHVKYSWYEGDKALHPSVGETKPAPSKLDTAKEYSWTKAPRYMDEAMEVGPLARVLVAYGRGHEPTRKLVDDALKQLDVPAEALFSTLGRTAGRAIETKIIADAMEGWIMELVENIKRGENRTFASYEMPQEAAGMGLNDVPRGALGHWIEIKGQKIANYQMVVPSTWNLGPRCAAGKPGPVEEALIGTPIADPKRPVEILRTVHSFDPCIACAVHVIDPRTNEVYKFKVA, from the coding sequence ATGGCACAGCGAATTGTCGTGGACCCGATCACGCGGATCGAGGGCCATTTGAGAATAGAAGTGGAAGTGGCCAATGGAAAGGTCACCAACGCGTGGAGCAGTTCCACGCTTTTTCGCGGATTGGAAATCATCCTCAAGGGGCGCGATCCCCGTGATGCCTGGCTTTTTACGCAGCGTGCGTGCGGCGTTTGCACCTACGTTCATGGGTTGGCTTCCATTCGGTGTGTGGAGGACGCCGTGGGGGTGACGGCTCCGCCCAACGCCCGTCTCATCCGGAACTTGCTCATGGGCGTGCAGATTCTCCACGACCACTTGGTTCATTTCTATCACCTCCACGCCCTGGACTGGGTGGATGTGGTGAGCGCTCTTCAGGCGGACCCCGTCAAGGCCTCGCAAATCGCCAACCAGGTTTCCCCGGCCGGAAAGAGTGGGCCGAGCGACTTCAAGGCCGTCCAGCAGCGGCTCCAGAAATTCGTGGATAGCGGTCAGCTGGGTCTTTTTACCAACGGCTATTGGGGGCATCCCGCCTACAAGCTTCCGCCGGAAGTGAACCTCATCGCCACGGCCCATTACCTGGAAGCCTTACGTCAGCAGGCTCGAACGGCGCGGATGCACGCGGTGTTCGGTGCAAAGAACCCTCACCTCCAAAGCCTGGTGGTGGGCGGGGTTTCTTGTGTGGCGGATCTCAACCCGGATCGCATTTCGGAATTCCTTTATCTCTGGAAGGAGACCAAGGACTTCATCGACAACGTGTACCTTCCGGACGTTTTGGCGGTCGCCGGCTTTTACAAGGACTGGGGGGCCATCGGCGGCACCAGCAATTTCCTTGCCTACGGTGAGTTTCCTCAAGGCGAAAAGGAACCTGAAAGCCTTTTCTTGCCGCGCGGGGCCATCTTCAAGCGGCAGCTGGGCAAGGTGGATGCCGTGGATGTGGACAAAATCGTCGAACACGTCAAGTACAGCTGGTACGAGGGCGACAAAGCGCTGCATCCGTCTGTAGGTGAAACGAAGCCGGCGCCGTCCAAGCTGGACACGGCGAAGGAATACAGCTGGACAAAGGCCCCCCGGTACATGGACGAAGCCATGGAAGTGGGACCGTTGGCCCGGGTGTTGGTGGCCTACGGCAGGGGTCATGAACCCACCCGCAAGTTGGTGGACGACGCCCTCAAGCAGCTGGACGTTCCCGCCGAAGCGCTCTTCAGCACGTTGGGCCGCACCGCTGGCCGTGCCATTGAAACAAAGATCATCGCCGATGCCATGGAAGGCTGGATCATGGAACTGGTGGAAAACATCAAGCGTGGAGAAAACCGGACCTTCGCGTCTTATGAAATGCCTCAGGAAGCCGCCGGCATGGGCTTGAACGATGTGCCTCGGGGAGCGTTGGGCCATTGGATCGAAATCAAGGGCCAGAAAATCGCAAACTACCAGATGGTGGTGCCGTCCACGTGGAACCTTGGCCCGCGATGCGCGGCCGGAAAGCCGGGCCCTGTGGAAGAGGCGCTCATCGGTACCCCGATCGCCGACCCGAAGCGGCCGGTGGAAATCCTCCGGACCGTGCATTCGTTCGATCCCTGCATCGCCTGCGCGGTACACGTGATCGATCCCCGAACCAACGAAGTCTACAAATTCAAAGTTGCATGA
- the acsC gene encoding acetyl-CoA decarbonylase/synthase complex subunit gamma gives MGLTGIEIYKLLPKTNCGDCGVPTCLAFAMNLAAGKAELDACPHVSEEARQKLAADSAPPIRPLTIGTGDYAVKIGGELVLFRHEKTFVNPPGFAAVVATDEDDASVAGKMERFKASQWDRVGLTLRPEMFAVKDVGGDAGKFAALAKRVSDETGAALILMSENPDVMKAAAGELKDKKPLIYAATAENADAMGALAKELGCPVAVKGDGTLDSVIALTEKLTGMGIKDIVIDTGSRELKKLFQDQIQIRRAALKNRFRPLGFPTIVIANEMADDLMGEGLVAGTFVAKYGALIVMSDFQPEVLFPLLIERLNIYTDPQRPMMAEQGIYPINNPDENSPVLVTCNFSLTYFIVSGEIEASRVPAWLLVQDTEGLSVMTAWAAGKFNGESVGTFINKCGIMDKVKHKSVVIPGYAASISGELEEEIPGWSVVVGPREASHIPKFLKSYQPA, from the coding sequence ATGGGCTTGACGGGTATTGAAATCTATAAACTACTTCCCAAAACCAACTGTGGAGACTGCGGTGTTCCCACATGCCTGGCGTTTGCCATGAACCTGGCTGCAGGAAAAGCCGAGCTCGACGCTTGCCCTCACGTTTCCGAAGAAGCCAGACAAAAGCTGGCGGCCGATTCCGCTCCTCCCATCCGGCCGCTCACCATCGGTACGGGCGATTATGCCGTGAAGATCGGCGGTGAACTCGTCCTGTTTCGGCATGAAAAGACCTTTGTCAATCCTCCGGGGTTTGCTGCTGTGGTGGCGACGGACGAGGACGATGCCTCTGTCGCCGGGAAGATGGAACGATTCAAGGCCAGTCAGTGGGACCGCGTGGGATTGACGCTTCGTCCCGAAATGTTCGCGGTGAAGGATGTCGGGGGAGATGCAGGAAAATTCGCGGCTCTTGCCAAGAGAGTCTCTGATGAGACCGGAGCGGCCCTCATACTCATGAGTGAAAATCCAGATGTCATGAAGGCGGCGGCGGGGGAACTGAAGGACAAGAAACCGTTGATCTACGCAGCGACGGCCGAAAACGCGGACGCCATGGGGGCGTTGGCCAAGGAACTCGGCTGCCCGGTGGCGGTCAAAGGTGACGGGACGCTCGACAGCGTGATCGCCCTCACCGAAAAACTCACGGGCATGGGTATCAAGGACATTGTCATCGATACCGGAAGCCGGGAGTTGAAGAAGCTGTTTCAGGATCAGATCCAGATCCGGCGTGCCGCGCTGAAGAACCGGTTCCGGCCCTTGGGATTTCCAACCATTGTTATTGCCAACGAAATGGCGGACGACCTGATGGGCGAAGGCCTGGTGGCCGGGACCTTTGTGGCCAAGTACGGCGCATTGATTGTTATGAGCGATTTCCAGCCGGAGGTGCTCTTCCCGTTGCTGATTGAGCGCCTGAACATCTACACCGACCCGCAGCGGCCGATGATGGCGGAGCAGGGGATCTATCCCATTAACAATCCGGATGAAAATTCCCCCGTCCTGGTCACCTGCAATTTCTCACTCACCTACTTCATCGTGTCGGGAGAAATCGAAGCGAGCCGCGTGCCGGCTTGGCTGTTGGTCCAGGACACGGAAGGCCTTTCGGTAATGACGGCTTGGGCGGCCGGAAAGTTCAATGGGGAGAGCGTGGGTACTTTCATCAATAAATGCGGCATTATGGACAAGGTGAAGCACAAGAGCGTGGTGATTCCTGGTTATGCGGCGTCCATCAGCGGAGAGCTGGAAGAAGAGATCCCCGGTTGGAGCGTTGTTGTCGGACCTAGAGAAGCCAGCCATATTCCGAAGTTCCTCAAAAGCTACCAGCCGGCTTAG
- a CDS encoding response regulator, with the protein MQRVLLVEDDAPFRRSLQSYLERSGYDVVSCATARRAIELHSRAPFDLAVIEYHLPDANGADLGRRLMLMRPDLRVVMISFYDYDLISREVRKAGVQGFLKKPFDPAEFDATLKMITNADSFHAHNAVPVLTVATDPLPVLSPSGGTL; encoded by the coding sequence ATGCAGCGAGTGCTCCTTGTTGAAGATGATGCTCCCTTCAGGCGCTCTTTGCAAAGCTACCTGGAACGTTCGGGATATGACGTGGTCAGTTGCGCGACGGCTCGACGCGCCATCGAACTGCATTCTCGCGCCCCTTTCGACCTTGCGGTGATTGAATATCATCTTCCCGATGCCAACGGTGCCGATCTCGGCCGACGGCTCATGCTGATGCGACCCGACCTTCGAGTGGTGATGATCTCATTCTACGATTACGACCTGATTTCTCGAGAGGTGCGAAAAGCCGGTGTTCAGGGTTTTCTCAAAAAGCCGTTCGATCCTGCTGAATTTGACGCGACTTTGAAGATGATCACAAACGCCGATTCGTTTCACGCTCACAATGCTGTGCCGGTTTTAACGGTAGCGACGGATCCTCTTCCGGTTCTGTCGCCAAGTGGAGGGACTCTCTGA
- a CDS encoding sigma-54-dependent transcriptional regulator — MREKQKILLVDDERGFRQAIVRFLQKDHTVIEAATGREGLELARAEEPDLVLLDIGLPDESGLEILTQLKELRPSPTVVMVTAYEQVKDVVLAMKRGAFDYLVKPVDLEEFELTIQHALENASLRNEVDRLRQEVQRLQKVDRLVGRNPSFLEAQMLAVKSAQSPDAGVLLQGESGVGKELFARLIHSSSPRAAYPFVALNCAVFSPEIIESELFGYEKGAFTGARAEGKEGLLEVADGGTLFLDEVVDLPAEVQAKLLRVIEEKEFYPLGGTKKRRVDLRIVSACNRNLWEAAEQGAFRKDLFFRLATIQIKLPALRDRRQDILPLTHYFLEQLNDKYGKRFRTVSPDAQKILLSYAWPGNVRELRNAVERVVLLENDDTVLGRHLRFLGPGGEAAKMEGEDAGLGVELPDEGVSLQALEKTVIKKAYEKCGRNKSKTARFLSIPRHVLLYRLKKYGIGS, encoded by the coding sequence ATGCGCGAAAAGCAGAAAATCCTGTTGGTTGACGATGAGCGGGGCTTCCGGCAGGCCATCGTGAGGTTTCTTCAGAAGGATCACACGGTGATCGAAGCGGCCACGGGCCGCGAGGGGTTGGAACTGGCCAGGGCCGAAGAACCCGACCTGGTGTTGCTCGACATCGGTCTTCCCGACGAAAGCGGCCTGGAAATCCTGACGCAACTGAAGGAGCTCCGACCGTCTCCGACGGTGGTCATGGTCACGGCTTACGAGCAGGTCAAAGACGTTGTGCTCGCCATGAAGCGGGGAGCCTTCGACTACCTCGTGAAACCCGTGGACCTCGAGGAATTTGAACTCACCATCCAGCACGCACTGGAAAACGCCAGCCTCCGAAACGAGGTGGACCGCCTTCGGCAGGAAGTGCAACGGCTACAGAAGGTGGACCGGCTCGTGGGGCGCAATCCATCGTTTCTGGAGGCTCAGATGCTTGCCGTAAAGAGCGCCCAAAGCCCGGATGCCGGCGTGCTCCTGCAGGGCGAAAGCGGCGTAGGCAAGGAACTCTTCGCACGACTTATCCACTCCAGCAGTCCACGCGCCGCCTATCCATTTGTGGCTCTCAACTGCGCGGTTTTCAGCCCGGAAATCATCGAAAGCGAACTCTTCGGCTATGAAAAGGGCGCGTTCACAGGGGCCCGCGCTGAAGGCAAGGAAGGGCTGCTGGAAGTGGCCGACGGCGGAACCCTGTTTCTGGATGAAGTGGTGGATCTGCCGGCGGAGGTTCAGGCGAAGCTTCTGCGCGTCATCGAAGAGAAGGAATTCTATCCGCTGGGAGGCACCAAGAAGCGCCGGGTGGACCTACGAATCGTATCGGCCTGCAACCGGAACCTGTGGGAAGCGGCGGAACAAGGCGCCTTCAGGAAGGACCTTTTCTTCCGACTGGCCACCATCCAGATCAAGCTGCCGGCCCTTAGGGATCGCAGACAGGACATCCTGCCGCTCACGCACTATTTCCTCGAACAGCTCAATGACAAATACGGAAAGCGGTTCCGGACGGTGAGCCCGGATGCGCAGAAAATCCTGCTGTCCTATGCATGGCCCGGAAATGTCCGAGAGCTTCGAAACGCCGTCGAACGTGTTGTGTTGCTGGAAAACGACGACACCGTCCTGGGCCGCCACTTGCGTTTCCTTGGACCCGGTGGGGAGGCGGCGAAGATGGAAGGCGAAGACGCCGGTCTGGGGGTCGAACTCCCCGATGAAGGGGTTTCTCTCCAGGCGCTTGAAAAGACCGTTATCAAAAAAGCCTACGAAAAGTGCGGCCGCAACAAATCCAAAACGGCACGTTTTCTTTCCATCCCCCGCCACGTACTCCTGTACCGGCTCAAAAAATACGGTATCGGCTCTTAG
- a CDS encoding HyaD/HybD family hydrogenase maturation endopeptidase, which yields MKPVDRQRKVLVLGVGNILLRDEGVGVRVIEALSEGYEFSDGVELLDGGTLGLRLLDPICEAQYVIVVDAVQNGRPPGTVYRLNVEELNRRVAFKNSIHQLDLLETLAYAEILGKRPAVVVVGVEPGDISSWGTELTGAVASKVPELIRCVLDEIEKAGGRWKRRE from the coding sequence ATGAAACCGGTGGACCGCCAGCGAAAGGTTTTGGTGCTCGGTGTGGGAAACATCCTGCTCCGCGACGAAGGGGTGGGTGTCCGCGTGATCGAGGCGTTGTCCGAGGGGTATGAATTTTCCGACGGCGTAGAGTTGCTGGATGGGGGAACTTTGGGACTTCGGCTGTTGGATCCTATCTGCGAGGCTCAATACGTGATTGTTGTAGATGCTGTGCAGAACGGCCGGCCGCCCGGGACGGTCTATCGGCTGAACGTAGAGGAGTTGAATCGGCGGGTGGCCTTCAAGAACTCGATCCATCAGCTGGATCTTTTGGAAACGCTCGCCTATGCGGAGATTCTGGGAAAACGTCCGGCGGTCGTGGTGGTGGGAGTCGAGCCGGGAGACATTTCTTCATGGGGGACTGAACTGACGGGTGCGGTCGCCTCGAAGGTTCCGGAACTGATTCGATGCGTTCTCGATGAGATCGAAAAGGCGGGGGGGCGCTGGAAAAGGCGGGAATAA